One Sulfolobus sp. S-194 DNA segment encodes these proteins:
- a CDS encoding DUF3501 family protein: protein MVKITVQDIIPWKEYEKIRMEKIRKIAQIKDKRRIELGDRLTLLFENRDTVLHQIQEMVYLDRLEDEKDIQHEIDVYSSLLPCKGKIKATLYINAYDFNDLKKVFSELKGIYNSVFLKVGEKLIQGEPEAGREQGDEFSTVQYLTFNLEGEKSTQMEVFVLHENYKVSKKLPEDLAKELIEEAYEECD, encoded by the coding sequence ATGGTTAAAATAACTGTTCAAGATATAATTCCGTGGAAAGAATATGAGAAGATAAGGATGGAAAAAATTAGAAAAATTGCCCAGATCAAAGATAAGAGAAGAATAGAGTTAGGAGATAGACTAACTTTGCTTTTCGAAAACAGAGATACAGTTCTTCATCAAATTCAAGAAATGGTCTATTTAGATAGACTTGAAGATGAAAAAGATATTCAACATGAAATTGATGTTTATTCCTCATTATTGCCTTGTAAAGGAAAAATTAAAGCTACCTTATATATAAATGCGTATGATTTTAACGACTTGAAGAAAGTATTCAGTGAGTTAAAAGGTATTTACAACTCAGTTTTCCTTAAAGTAGGTGAGAAATTAATTCAGGGTGAACCAGAAGCTGGAAGAGAACAAGGCGATGAATTTAGTACCGTACAATATTTAACTTTTAATCTTGAAGGAGAAAAAAGCACTCAAATGGAAGTTTTTGTTCTCCACGAGAATTATAAAGTTTCAAAGAAATTACCAGAAGATTTAGCGAAAGAACTAATAGAAGAAGCCTATGAAGAATGTGATTAA